From a region of the Bradyrhizobium diazoefficiens genome:
- a CDS encoding glycine reductase, which translates to MSAPRDDEFGFAPDHDSPIPYMQRTRDYYAAIGYTTPYRWAHYTQAPFQPLKKPLATSRATIITTAAPYDPAKGDQGPGAAYNGSAKFYQVYDGDTSKQHDLRISHIGYDRKHTSATDSGTWFPLPQLLKASAAGRIGEIAPRFFGAPTNRSHRVTLDTDAPEILARCLADEVDVAVLVPNCPVCHQTTALVARHLEAGGIPTVVMGCAKDIIEHAAVPRFLFSDFPLGNSAGKPHDVASQAQTLELALRLLESASGPQTTMQSPLRWSEDASWKLDYNNVAQLSPEELARRRAEFDKQKEIARGNRAA; encoded by the coding sequence ATGTCCGCTCCGCGCGACGACGAATTCGGCTTTGCGCCCGACCATGACTCCCCCATCCCCTACATGCAGCGCACCCGCGATTATTACGCGGCGATCGGCTACACCACGCCGTATCGCTGGGCGCATTACACGCAGGCGCCGTTCCAGCCGCTGAAGAAGCCGCTGGCAACGTCGCGCGCGACTATCATCACGACCGCGGCACCCTACGATCCTGCCAAGGGCGATCAGGGACCGGGCGCGGCGTATAACGGCAGCGCAAAGTTCTACCAGGTCTATGACGGCGACACCTCGAAGCAGCACGATCTGCGTATCTCGCACATCGGCTACGACCGCAAGCACACCTCCGCGACCGACAGCGGCACCTGGTTTCCGCTGCCGCAGCTCTTGAAGGCGAGCGCGGCGGGCCGGATCGGCGAAATCGCCCCGCGCTTCTTCGGCGCGCCGACCAACCGCAGCCATCGCGTCACCCTCGACACCGACGCGCCGGAGATCCTGGCGCGCTGCCTTGCCGATGAAGTCGATGTCGCGGTGCTGGTGCCGAACTGCCCGGTCTGCCACCAGACCACGGCCCTGGTGGCGCGGCATCTCGAAGCAGGCGGCATCCCGACCGTGGTCATGGGTTGCGCCAAGGACATCATCGAGCACGCCGCCGTGCCGCGCTTCTTGTTCTCCGACTTCCCGCTCGGCAATTCCGCCGGCAAGCCGCACGACGTCGCCTCGCAGGCGCAGACGCTGGAGCTGGCCTTGAGGCTGCTGGAGAGCGCGAGCGGCCCGCAGACGACGATGCAGTCGCCGCTGCGCTGGAGCGAGGACGCCTCCTGGAAGCTCGACTACAACAACGTCGCGCAGCTTTCGCCGGAAGAGCTGGCGCGCCGCCGCGCCGAATTCGACAAGCAGAAGGAGATCGCGCGCGGCAACCGGGCCGCCTGA